One region of Natronorubrum aibiense genomic DNA includes:
- the lrpA1 gene encoding HTH-type transcriptional regulator LrpA1, with translation MSTQATEDRILEVLEEDAQASYAEIADRADVSKPTVRKYINQLEEEGVIVGYSADIDPKKLSSKTIALVGFDVASERYVEATKTLKELDEVEALYSSSGDHMLMAEVRAEDGDELGEIISERLLEIDGVTAAHPSFLQERLK, from the coding sequence ATGAGCACACAGGCGACGGAAGATCGCATCCTCGAGGTTCTCGAGGAGGATGCCCAGGCGTCCTACGCCGAGATCGCCGATCGGGCGGACGTCTCGAAACCGACGGTTCGAAAGTATATTAACCAGCTCGAAGAGGAGGGCGTGATCGTAGGCTACTCGGCGGATATCGACCCGAAGAAGCTCTCGAGCAAGACGATCGCGCTGGTCGGCTTCGACGTCGCGAGCGAACGCTACGTCGAGGCGACGAAAACGCTGAAGGAACTCGACGAGGTCGAAGCGCTGTACAGCTCCAGCGGCGACCACATGCTGATGGCCGAAGTGCGTGCCGAAGACGGCGACGAACTGGGCGAGATCATCTCGGAGAGACTACTCGAGATCGACGGCGTCACCGCGGCCCATCCGTCGTTCCTGCAGGAGCGACTGAAGTAA
- a CDS encoding VOC family protein, which produces MVGNTIPELDVEIPELSQVAFVVEDLEDGMDRFEGLLGVGPWQVYRFEPPALTDRTFRGESHEYSMRLALAQLGETMFELIEPLEGPSIYTEHLEEHGEGLHHVACFAFDDPHAVVETFEEAGMPVIQSGNFDGVEYWYFDTADELNGTIFETAANVDSIPEPEMTYPE; this is translated from the coding sequence ATGGTTGGAAATACCATACCAGAGTTGGACGTCGAGATCCCGGAGCTCTCACAGGTCGCGTTCGTCGTCGAAGACTTAGAGGACGGCATGGACCGCTTCGAGGGGCTGCTCGGGGTCGGCCCGTGGCAAGTGTATCGGTTCGAGCCGCCGGCGCTGACTGACCGCACCTTCCGCGGGGAGTCCCACGAGTACTCGATGCGGTTGGCGCTGGCCCAACTCGGCGAGACGATGTTCGAGTTGATCGAACCGCTCGAGGGACCGAGCATCTACACCGAACACTTAGAAGAACACGGCGAAGGGCTACACCACGTCGCCTGTTTCGCCTTCGACGATCCACACGCCGTCGTCGAGACGTTCGAGGAGGCCGGGATGCCCGTGATCCAGAGCGGGAACTTCGACGGCGTCGAGTACTGGTACTTCGACACTGCCGACGAACTAAACGGGACGATCTTCGAGACGGCGGCGAACGTCGACTCGATTCCCGAACCGGAGATGACCTACCCCGAGTAG
- a CDS encoding DMT family transporter, producing the protein MNTSDLEVTPAVALAFAVFAASTSAILVRWSTAPSSVAAFYRVLFTTALVAPVAVVRHREAFARLSRRDLTLAAVAGIALAVHFAAWFESLNYTSVAASVTIVQSQPVFVALGAALVLGERITRKTTLGIAVAIGGAAAMSLGDAGRAPFADATLHGNSLALLGAITVAGYVLAGRSIRQRVSLFPYVTVVYTSCAITLFALVGTQGHDFVAYPAREWLLFLAMAVGPGIFGHTVVNWALKHLESVVVSVTWLGEPVGATLLALVLLAEVPDAVTVVGGLVVLAGIYVTTIERERRHSSTD; encoded by the coding sequence GTGAACACGTCCGACCTCGAGGTGACGCCGGCTGTTGCTCTCGCGTTCGCGGTGTTCGCGGCGAGTACTAGTGCCATCCTCGTTCGCTGGAGCACGGCCCCGAGTTCGGTCGCAGCCTTCTATCGAGTGCTGTTTACCACGGCGCTCGTCGCGCCCGTCGCGGTGGTGCGCCATCGCGAGGCGTTTGCCCGTCTCTCGAGGCGTGATCTCACTCTCGCAGCCGTCGCCGGCATCGCGCTCGCGGTCCACTTCGCGGCGTGGTTCGAGAGTTTGAACTACACGAGCGTCGCGGCAAGTGTCACTATCGTCCAGTCCCAGCCGGTTTTCGTCGCCCTCGGTGCCGCACTCGTCCTCGGCGAACGGATCACTCGAAAGACCACACTGGGGATCGCCGTCGCGATCGGCGGCGCAGCCGCGATGTCGCTGGGTGATGCCGGGCGGGCACCGTTCGCCGACGCAACGCTGCACGGCAACTCGCTGGCGCTGCTCGGGGCGATCACCGTCGCGGGTTACGTGCTCGCCGGCCGCTCGATCCGCCAGCGCGTGTCGCTGTTTCCCTACGTCACCGTCGTCTACACCTCCTGTGCGATAACGTTGTTCGCCCTCGTCGGCACACAGGGCCACGACTTCGTCGCCTATCCGGCCCGCGAGTGGCTGCTCTTTCTCGCCATGGCCGTCGGGCCCGGCATCTTCGGCCACACCGTCGTCAACTGGGCTTTGAAACACCTCGAGTCGGTCGTGGTCAGCGTCACCTGGCTGGGTGAACCCGTCGGTGCGACGCTGCTCGCGCTCGTCTTGCTCGCGGAGGTACCCGACGCGGTGACGGTGGTCGGCGGACTGGTCGTTCTTGCGGGGATTTACGTCACGACGATCGAGCGAGAACGGCGGCACAGCTCGACAGACTGA
- a CDS encoding NAD(+)/NADH kinase: protein MSRVGLIVNPAAGRDIRRLTGGASVVDNYAKRRVATCVLDGLTAVSEPPNVAVMPDRRGISDHVLEEAPDGLAVDPLEMTVESTAADTRRAASRFREDDVDVVVALGGDGTTRDVACEIGDVPVVAVSTGTNNVVPTAVDGTVAGVAAALLATGAVPAADATTRHGMIEARAETAGGTQRLSALAAAEVSAQSFIGTRALLDPSDLRGGVVSRAHPGDIGLAAIAGAVECLEPTEPGGVAVRLTEPDDAVRTVRAVLAPGVTATVGIESLERLEWNEPAKFDVPDGVVGADGERELELTETTVELTPVPDGPRLVDVDATLSAAVDVGALEHAGRLQPTED, encoded by the coding sequence GTGAGCCGCGTCGGACTGATCGTCAACCCCGCTGCGGGCCGCGATATCCGGCGGCTCACGGGTGGCGCAAGCGTCGTCGACAACTACGCGAAGCGTCGAGTCGCGACCTGCGTCTTAGACGGGCTGACGGCGGTTTCCGAGCCCCCGAACGTGGCAGTCATGCCCGACAGACGGGGCATCTCCGACCACGTCCTCGAGGAAGCTCCCGACGGGCTCGCGGTCGACCCCCTCGAGATGACGGTCGAGAGCACCGCGGCCGACACGCGCCGGGCGGCGAGCCGGTTTCGCGAGGACGATGTCGACGTCGTCGTCGCCCTCGGGGGTGACGGGACGACCCGCGACGTCGCCTGCGAGATCGGTGACGTGCCCGTGGTCGCCGTCTCGACCGGGACGAACAACGTCGTGCCGACGGCCGTCGACGGCACCGTCGCGGGCGTCGCTGCGGCGCTCCTCGCGACGGGTGCGGTTCCGGCGGCCGACGCGACCACGCGCCACGGGATGATCGAAGCCCGCGCGGAGACCGCAGGCGGCACACAACGGCTCTCGGCGCTCGCGGCCGCCGAGGTTTCCGCGCAGTCGTTCATCGGGACGCGGGCGCTGCTCGATCCCAGTGATCTCCGCGGCGGCGTCGTCTCGCGGGCCCACCCGGGCGATATCGGGCTCGCCGCCATCGCGGGGGCCGTCGAGTGTCTCGAGCCGACCGAACCGGGCGGCGTCGCCGTTCGGTTGACCGAGCCCGACGACGCTGTGCGGACCGTCCGTGCGGTACTCGCTCCGGGCGTCACCGCGACCGTCGGGATCGAGTCACTCGAGCGCCTCGAGTGGAACGAACCCGCCAAATTCGACGTGCCCGACGGCGTCGTCGGGGCCGACGGCGAGCGCGAACTCGAGCTCACAGAAACGACGGTCGAGCTCACGCCCGTCCCCGACGGTCCGCGACTCGTCGACGTCGACGCGACGCTGTCGGCCGCCGTCGACGTCGGCGCGCTCGAGCACGCCGGGCGGCTACAGCCGACCGAGGACTGA
- a CDS encoding thiamine pyrophosphate-dependent enzyme, which produces MSAFNAIGEEREIDRDEFTPGVEPQPTWCPGCGDFGVLKSLKQALPEVGKTPEEVLTVTGIGCSGKLNSYLDTYGFHTIHGRSLPVARAAKLANPELEVIAAGGDGDGYGIGGNHWIHTARENHDITYIVFNNEIFGLTKGQTSPTSPKGHKSKTQPSGSAKMPLRPLSMSLNAGASYVARTAAVNPNQAKEIIKEAIEHDGFAHVDFLTQCPTWNKDARQYVPYIDVQESDDYDFDVTDRREAAEMMHETEDVLNEGTVLTGRYYVDEDRPSYTEEKKAVGELPDEPLAERYFDDDAEWERSYDLLDRHK; this is translated from the coding sequence ATGAGTGCATTCAACGCAATCGGAGAGGAGCGAGAGATCGACCGGGACGAGTTCACCCCCGGTGTCGAACCACAGCCGACCTGGTGTCCGGGCTGTGGTGACTTCGGCGTCCTGAAGTCGCTGAAGCAGGCCCTCCCGGAAGTCGGCAAGACGCCAGAGGAAGTACTGACGGTGACCGGGATCGGCTGTTCGGGCAAGCTGAACAGCTACCTCGACACGTACGGCTTCCACACGATCCACGGTCGATCGCTGCCCGTGGCCCGTGCCGCCAAACTCGCCAACCCCGAACTTGAAGTCATCGCCGCTGGCGGTGACGGTGACGGGTACGGCATCGGTGGCAACCACTGGATCCACACGGCCCGGGAGAACCACGACATCACCTACATCGTCTTCAACAACGAGATCTTCGGCCTGACGAAAGGCCAGACCTCGCCGACGAGTCCCAAAGGCCACAAATCGAAGACCCAGCCATCCGGCAGCGCGAAGATGCCGCTGCGTCCGCTGTCGATGTCGCTGAACGCCGGTGCGAGCTACGTCGCCCGCACCGCTGCGGTCAATCCGAATCAGGCCAAAGAGATCATCAAGGAAGCCATCGAACACGACGGCTTCGCCCACGTCGACTTCCTGACCCAGTGTCCAACCTGGAACAAGGACGCCCGACAGTACGTCCCCTACATCGACGTCCAGGAGTCCGACGACTACGACTTCGACGTCACGGACCGTCGTGAGGCCGCCGAGATGATGCACGAGACCGAGGACGTCCTCAACGAGGGCACCGTCCTGACCGGTCGCTACTACGTCGACGAGGATCGTCCGTCCTACACCGAGGAGAAGAAGGCCGTCGGCGAACTGCCCGACGAGCCGCTGGCCGAGCGCTACTTCGACGACGACGCCGAGTGGGAGCGCAGCTACGACCTGCTCGACCGTCACAAGTAA
- a CDS encoding 2-oxoacid:acceptor oxidoreductase subunit alpha yields MSDDELIWRIAGGSGDGIDSTSQNFAKALMRSGLDIFTHRHYPSRIRGGHTYVEIRAADHEVQSRGDGYNFLLSLGDSFARNPQEEAFYGNEEIKPLSENLDELREGGIIVYDEGLISEEDVEAINLEERAEENNWHVFPIDLRSLAKEHGREVMRNTAGVGVTAALLDMELEHIENLMSDAMSDDILEANLEILHEAYEMTIEEYDFEHDLRAPEGTHETEQALLSGSNAIAYGAIDGGCRFISGYPMTPWTDVFTILSQNFPDMGGISEQVEDEIAAAALAVGASHAGVKAMSGSSGGGFALMSEPLGLAEMTETPLVLVESMRAGPSTGMPTKPEQGDLEFVLYTSQGDSSRVVFAPGTIEEAYEQTRLAFDIAWEYQIPTIIIYDQKLSGENTNVDVEFFDREPEPGLGTTLTEEELLEAAHDASGKFERFGYDDNEKNVSKRSLPGQKGGRYLATGNEHSPVGHISEDPDNRVYQMTRRIEKLDSIREELDEEHPSNQTYYGDETADYGIITWGSSHGAVAEAVERLNDDGHSVKGITVSDMMPFPEKEMTEFLESVDEAMVVEMNATAQFRGLIQKELGRFGEKLTSLLKYNGNPFEPAEVVEGYEVNVAEEEREPTAQVRIEPAAGD; encoded by the coding sequence ATGAGCGACGACGAACTCATCTGGCGAATCGCAGGCGGTTCCGGCGACGGAATCGACTCGACGAGCCAGAACTTCGCGAAAGCGCTGATGCGCTCGGGGCTCGACATCTTTACCCACCGCCACTATCCGTCACGGATCCGCGGCGGCCACACCTACGTCGAGATTCGGGCCGCAGACCACGAGGTACAGTCACGCGGGGACGGCTACAACTTCCTGCTCTCGCTGGGCGACTCCTTCGCCCGCAACCCGCAGGAAGAGGCCTTCTACGGCAACGAAGAGATCAAACCACTCTCGGAGAACCTGGACGAACTCCGAGAAGGTGGGATCATCGTCTACGACGAGGGCCTCATCAGTGAGGAAGACGTCGAGGCGATCAACCTCGAGGAGCGTGCCGAGGAGAACAACTGGCACGTCTTCCCGATCGACCTTCGAAGCCTCGCCAAGGAACACGGCCGTGAAGTCATGCGAAACACCGCTGGGGTCGGTGTCACGGCCGCACTGCTCGACATGGAACTCGAGCACATCGAGAACCTGATGTCGGACGCGATGAGCGACGACATCCTCGAGGCGAATCTCGAGATCCTCCACGAGGCCTACGAGATGACCATCGAGGAGTACGACTTCGAGCACGATCTGCGTGCCCCAGAAGGCACCCACGAGACCGAGCAGGCGCTGCTGTCGGGCTCGAACGCGATCGCCTACGGCGCGATCGACGGTGGCTGTCGGTTCATCTCCGGCTACCCGATGACGCCGTGGACGGACGTCTTCACCATCCTCAGTCAGAACTTCCCCGACATGGGCGGGATCTCCGAGCAGGTCGAAGACGAGATCGCGGCCGCCGCACTGGCCGTCGGTGCCAGCCACGCTGGTGTCAAGGCCATGTCCGGCTCCTCCGGTGGCGGCTTCGCGCTGATGTCCGAGCCGCTCGGCCTCGCCGAGATGACCGAGACGCCGCTCGTGCTCGTCGAATCGATGCGTGCCGGTCCATCGACGGGGATGCCGACCAAACCCGAACAGGGAGACCTCGAGTTCGTGCTCTATACGAGTCAGGGCGACTCCTCGCGCGTCGTCTTCGCGCCGGGCACCATCGAGGAGGCCTACGAGCAGACGCGACTCGCCTTCGACATCGCCTGGGAGTACCAGATCCCGACGATCATCATCTACGACCAGAAGCTCTCCGGCGAGAACACGAACGTCGACGTCGAGTTCTTCGACCGCGAGCCCGAACCCGGACTGGGCACGACGCTGACCGAGGAGGAACTCCTCGAGGCCGCCCACGACGCCTCCGGCAAGTTCGAACGCTTCGGCTACGACGACAACGAGAAGAACGTGAGCAAACGGTCGCTGCCCGGCCAGAAAGGCGGGCGCTACCTCGCGACCGGGAACGAACACTCGCCCGTCGGCCACATCAGCGAAGATCCGGACAACCGGGTCTACCAGATGACCCGCCGTATCGAGAAACTCGACTCCATCCGCGAGGAACTCGACGAGGAACACCCCTCGAACCAGACCTACTACGGCGACGAGACGGCCGACTACGGGATCATCACGTGGGGCTCGAGCCACGGGGCCGTCGCCGAAGCCGTCGAGCGTCTGAACGACGACGGCCACTCGGTCAAAGGCATCACCGTCTCCGACATGATGCCGTTCCCCGAGAAGGAGATGACCGAGTTCTTGGAGAGCGTCGACGAGGCGATGGTCGTCGAGATGAACGCCACGGCCCAGTTCCGCGGCCTCATCCAGAAGGAACTCGGTCGCTTCGGCGAGAAACTGACAAGCCTCCTCAAGTACAACGGCAACCCGTTCGAACCCGCCGAGGTCGTCGAGGGCTACGAGGTCAACGTCGCCGAGGAGGAGCGTGAACCGACTGCACAGGTCCGAATCGAACCCGCAGCAGGTGACTAA
- a CDS encoding LolA family protein yields MLLAGCVAVPTDGPSQAHLEDQLADTEPPDEMTATVEISETIDGETTQRTETVWLRSDGTSRIETTANGSEQVIVSDGTDRYVHDLERDTIRSYERDSDARSLLEGLYAQPERYVDAYDVTALEETRFDGRDVYHVAFEPPANETIERSVGVQVGQTEYVFPLEIAEAGPDERSADRVELWLDRETLFPVKHTIAGDGIELTTTTATSPMMIVRLSLIVFLERTILASRDTDH; encoded by the coding sequence GTGTTGCTCGCCGGCTGCGTCGCCGTACCGACCGACGGCCCCTCACAGGCCCACCTCGAGGACCAACTCGCCGACACCGAGCCACCGGACGAAATGACGGCAACCGTCGAGATCAGCGAAACGATCGACGGGGAGACAACCCAGCGCACCGAGACCGTCTGGCTCCGTTCGGACGGCACTAGTCGGATCGAAACCACCGCAAACGGCAGCGAGCAGGTCATCGTCAGCGACGGCACCGACCGATACGTCCATGACCTCGAGCGCGATACCATCCGCAGCTACGAACGCGATTCGGACGCGAGATCGTTGCTCGAGGGGCTTTACGCCCAGCCCGAGCGGTACGTCGACGCCTACGACGTGACTGCGCTCGAGGAGACACGGTTCGACGGTCGGGACGTCTACCACGTCGCGTTCGAACCGCCGGCGAACGAGACGATCGAGCGTTCGGTTGGCGTTCAGGTCGGCCAGACGGAGTACGTCTTCCCGCTCGAGATCGCCGAGGCCGGCCCCGACGAGCGAAGCGCCGACCGGGTCGAACTCTGGCTCGATCGAGAAACCCTATTTCCCGTCAAACACACCATCGCCGGCGATGGCATCGAGCTGACGACGACCACTGCCACAAGTCCAATGATGATTGTGCGTTTGTCTCTCATCGTGTTCCTCGAGCGGACGATCCTCGCAAGCCGAGACACCGACCACTAA
- a CDS encoding alpha-ketoacid dehydrogenase subunit beta — protein sequence MTAQVESELETETEELTVREAIRQAMREELERDEDVFLIGEDIGVFGGVLEVTGDLYEDFGSERIKDTPISEAGFMGAATGAAATGTRPVVELMFSDFTGVAMEQIMNQMAKMRYMFGGKAEMPVTVRTTEGGGMGAASQHSGTIHSWISHFPGLKAVAPGTAASAKGLTKAAIRSNDPVFVFENKMIYEQRGAVPTDEDFTVPLGEAAIEREGEDVTVVATQRLVGESLETAENMANDTSVEVIDPRSLYPLDIDTIVESVKKTGRLIVADESPLSYGTHAEIVARVQEEAFFSLDAPIQRVGTPDTHIPFSPPLEQEVLPTGDDVREAIQRVT from the coding sequence ATGACTGCACAGGTAGAATCCGAACTCGAGACCGAAACCGAGGAACTGACCGTCAGAGAAGCGATCCGACAGGCGATGCGCGAGGAACTCGAGCGCGACGAGGACGTCTTCCTCATCGGCGAGGACATCGGCGTCTTCGGCGGCGTCCTCGAGGTAACGGGCGATCTCTACGAGGACTTCGGCTCGGAGCGGATCAAGGACACGCCGATCAGCGAAGCCGGGTTCATGGGCGCAGCGACGGGTGCCGCAGCGACCGGCACGCGGCCGGTCGTCGAACTCATGTTCTCCGATTTCACCGGCGTCGCGATGGAACAGATCATGAACCAGATGGCGAAGATGCGCTACATGTTCGGCGGCAAGGCGGAGATGCCGGTCACCGTCCGAACCACTGAAGGTGGCGGCATGGGTGCGGCGAGCCAGCACTCGGGGACGATCCACTCGTGGATCTCCCACTTCCCCGGGCTGAAAGCCGTCGCCCCCGGCACCGCAGCGTCGGCGAAGGGGCTGACAAAAGCGGCTATCCGCTCGAACGATCCCGTCTTCGTCTTCGAGAACAAGATGATATACGAGCAACGAGGCGCGGTGCCGACCGACGAGGACTTCACCGTCCCGCTCGGCGAGGCTGCCATCGAACGCGAGGGCGAGGACGTCACCGTCGTCGCGACCCAACGGCTCGTCGGCGAGTCGCTCGAGACCGCCGAAAACATGGCCAACGACACGAGCGTCGAAGTGATCGACCCGCGGTCGCTGTACCCGCTCGACATCGACACCATCGTCGAGAGCGTCAAGAAGACCGGCCGGCTCATCGTCGCCGACGAGAGCCCGCTGTCCTACGGCACCCACGCCGAAATCGTCGCTCGCGTTCAGGAAGAGGCCTTCTTCAGCCTCGACGCGCCGATTCAGCGCGTCGGCACGCCCGACACGCACATCCCATTCAGTCCGCCACTCGAGCAGGAAGTCCTGCCAACCGGCGACGACGTCCGTGAAGCGATCCAGCGGGTGACATAG
- a CDS encoding DeoR family transcriptional regulator has protein sequence MSQIVVVNAITMTRCSSRGLLSLLDERGPVEATSLAAALDVHPMTVRTKCHELQSAGHVRQVSGGVYTITETGRDYLSTLTE, from the coding sequence ATGTCACAAATTGTCGTGGTGAATGCCATCACGATGACCCGCTGCTCGAGCCGGGGACTCCTGTCTCTCCTCGACGAGCGTGGGCCGGTCGAAGCGACGTCGCTCGCGGCGGCGCTCGATGTACACCCGATGACGGTGCGAACGAAGTGCCACGAACTCCAGTCGGCTGGCCACGTTCGACAAGTTTCGGGCGGTGTGTATACCATCACTGAGACCGGCAGAGACTATCTCTCGACGCTCACGGAGTAG
- a CDS encoding SRPBCC family protein — protein sequence MPSYDRRTTIDAPLEDVWQFHSRVSGLEAVTPDWMGLRVERVIGPDGEPDPDVLESGSEIALSMRPFGVGPRQHWTSLITDRDRSDGSAYFRDEMVHGPFDRWEHTHSFYADGDRTVVHDHVDYTLPCGGLEDVAGLGTGITAASQVGFDTMFRTRHRLTKAHLE from the coding sequence ATGCCATCGTACGACCGCCGAACGACGATCGATGCACCACTCGAGGACGTTTGGCAGTTCCACTCGAGAGTCAGCGGGCTCGAGGCGGTGACGCCCGACTGGATGGGGCTACGGGTCGAGCGCGTGATCGGTCCCGACGGCGAACCGGACCCGGACGTCCTCGAGTCGGGTTCGGAAATCGCGCTTTCGATGCGCCCGTTCGGCGTGGGGCCACGCCAGCACTGGACCTCGCTGATCACGGACCGCGACCGAAGCGACGGGAGCGCGTACTTTCGCGACGAGATGGTCCACGGCCCGTTCGATCGCTGGGAGCACACGCACTCGTTTTACGCTGACGGCGATCGCACGGTCGTCCACGATCACGTCGACTACACGCTACCCTGTGGCGGCCTCGAGGACGTCGCCGGCCTCGGAACGGGGATTACGGCCGCCTCACAGGTCGGCTTCGACACCATGTTCCGGACGCGCCATCGGTTGACGAAAGCGCACCTCGAGTGA
- a CDS encoding 2-oxo acid dehydrogenase subunit E2, translating to MERGELLEWRIDAGATVEEGEVIAEVESEKSIAEVEARENGVLRETYLEEGGTVPPGTPIGIVAPDDADIADLEAEASADIEEATGETAAEEPAAEESAAASADSGATSDTAAATADDEVRASPRARERAADLEVDLSTVEGTGYQGSITEDDVEAAAESGGAAEADINASPRARKRAEELGVDLTTVEGTGYQGSITEDDVEDAAGSGGRTPVETRPFSGMRQTIASRLGESYREAVHVTVHREADAEALFEATDAADDALETDVSIQDLLVLAISATLEDHPEFNATFEDEVHTLWAEHNVGLAVDVEHGLIAPVLHDVGNKSLETIADERRDLVGSALEGEYTMDDLQGGTFTVTNLGVLGVESFDPVINPPQVAILGVNAISEAPTRGPNDDVEWRRQLPLDLSFDHRIVDGADAARFLETLVEHLEEPWSLLPDEISAGAGAGAGAPTEMPERTVTAHNPDGMAGTIEAGSFEWDYDEPEEAGGTETGPTPVDVFLGSLAACLSLSIRFQAGKRDTPVAGIDVTTTAEPEHGSVEVLEATVKLESNADDDTLDRLVTLGERGCHVSQLVRDDLDLEISWERV from the coding sequence ATGGAACGCGGCGAACTGCTCGAGTGGCGGATCGACGCGGGTGCGACCGTCGAGGAGGGCGAGGTGATCGCGGAAGTCGAATCCGAAAAGAGCATCGCCGAGGTCGAAGCACGGGAGAACGGTGTCCTGAGGGAGACGTATCTCGAGGAGGGCGGGACGGTCCCCCCCGGCACGCCGATCGGAATCGTCGCGCCTGACGACGCCGACATCGCCGATCTCGAGGCAGAGGCGTCGGCCGACATCGAGGAGGCGACGGGCGAGACGGCGGCCGAGGAGCCAGCAGCCGAGGAGTCGGCGGCCGCAAGCGCCGACAGCGGTGCGACGAGCGACACGGCAGCCGCGACGGCCGACGACGAGGTCAGAGCCTCGCCACGGGCCCGCGAACGTGCCGCCGACCTCGAAGTCGACCTCTCGACCGTCGAGGGGACGGGCTATCAGGGCTCGATCACCGAAGACGACGTCGAAGCGGCCGCCGAATCGGGCGGGGCCGCCGAAGCGGACATCAACGCATCCCCACGCGCACGCAAGCGCGCCGAAGAGCTCGGTGTGGACCTCACAACCGTTGAGGGGACGGGCTATCAGGGCTCGATCACCGAAGACGACGTGGAAGATGCGGCCGGCAGCGGCGGGCGAACGCCAGTCGAGACGCGGCCGTTCAGCGGGATGCGCCAAACCATCGCCAGCCGCCTCGGCGAAAGCTATCGGGAAGCCGTTCACGTGACGGTCCACCGTGAGGCCGACGCCGAAGCACTGTTCGAGGCTACCGACGCCGCGGACGACGCCCTCGAGACCGACGTCTCGATTCAGGACCTGCTCGTACTCGCCATTTCGGCGACCCTCGAGGACCATCCCGAATTCAACGCGACGTTCGAGGACGAGGTCCACACACTCTGGGCGGAACACAACGTCGGCCTCGCCGTCGACGTCGAACACGGGCTGATCGCCCCCGTGTTACACGACGTCGGGAACAAGTCGCTCGAGACGATCGCCGACGAACGGCGCGACCTCGTCGGATCGGCCCTCGAGGGCGAGTACACGATGGACGACCTGCAGGGCGGGACGTTTACGGTGACGAATCTCGGCGTCCTCGGCGTGGAGTCGTTCGACCCGGTCATCAACCCGCCGCAGGTCGCCATTCTCGGCGTCAACGCGATTTCGGAGGCCCCCACACGCGGCCCGAACGACGACGTTGAGTGGCGACGACAGCTCCCGCTCGATCTCTCCTTCGACCACCGCATCGTCGACGGGGCCGACGCCGCTCGCTTCCTCGAGACACTCGTCGAACACCTCGAGGAGCCGTGGTCGCTGCTGCCCGATGAAATCAGCGCCGGAGCAGGCGCGGGAGCGGGCGCGCCGACGGAAATGCCCGAGCGCACGGTCACGGCACACAACCCCGACGGCATGGCCGGCACGATCGAAGCCGGCTCGTTCGAGTGGGACTACGACGAGCCCGAGGAGGCCGGCGGCACCGAAACAGGGCCGACGCCGGTCGACGTCTTCCTCGGCTCGCTCGCCGCCTGTCTGTCACTGAGTATCCGGTTCCAGGCCGGCAAGCGCGACACGCCGGTTGCTGGGATCGACGTCACGACGACGGCCGAGCCCGAACACGGCTCGGTCGAAGTCCTCGAGGCGACGGTCAAACTCGAATCCAATGCCGACGACGACACCCTTGATCGGCTCGTTACCCTCGGCGAACGGGGTTGTCACGTCTCGCAGCTGGTTCGAGACGATCTCGATCTCGAGATCAGCTGGGAGCGAGTCTGA
- a CDS encoding nitrous oxide reductase accessory protein NosL, protein MTERGAQPIGRRRLLGLLGAGTAVGLAGCLGGSGPSGDGGDSAGISYDPNVDEHPGDDPIEFADTQACAVCNMTPTDYPQWQSQLAHEDGTGAVFDTPGCLFAYLVATSSESPVAGAWTTEYGTTSLVDATEAHFVLVTDATAADDPMDINPRVFGDHDDAVAYLEEWDTEELTEDDIVGLEDVDFDIAAIYRGNRL, encoded by the coding sequence ATGACCGAACGCGGCGCACAGCCGATCGGACGGCGGAGACTGCTCGGCTTGCTCGGAGCCGGCACGGCGGTCGGCCTCGCGGGCTGTCTGGGTGGGAGCGGTCCCAGCGGAGACGGCGGTGACTCCGCTGGCATCTCGTACGATCCGAACGTCGACGAGCATCCGGGTGACGACCCGATCGAGTTTGCGGACACGCAGGCCTGTGCCGTCTGCAATATGACGCCGACGGACTACCCCCAGTGGCAGAGCCAGCTCGCCCACGAGGACGGGACGGGGGCCGTCTTCGATACTCCGGGTTGTCTGTTCGCGTACCTCGTCGCCACGTCCTCGGAGTCGCCGGTCGCCGGCGCGTGGACGACGGAGTACGGGACGACCTCGCTCGTCGACGCCACCGAGGCACACTTCGTGCTCGTCACCGACGCGACCGCGGCCGACGACCCGATGGATATCAACCCGCGCGTGTTCGGCGACCACGACGACGCCGTCGCCTACCTCGAGGAGTGGGACACAGAGGAACTCACCGAGGACGACATTGTCGGCCTCGAGGACGTCGATTTCGACATCGCTGCGATCTATCGCGGCAACCGACTCTGA